The Candidatus Hinthialibacter antarcticus genomic sequence GCGCCCCCAGTTTTCGTCAATTGTATGAACGCTCCGAACTGCAACGCGCGTCGGGTGAATTTACCAACACATTGCGGTATGCGCAGCAACGCGCCGTGTTGGAACGTACGCCCATCCGTGTTGTGCTTGATGTGGATGAGAACAAGTTTTGGGTGCCGGTTGAACAACAAGAAGAACGGCGCCATTACCGCTCAAAATCACGCCGCAACAACTCGCGGCGCAGGTCATCTACTCGAAGCAGTCGAGACCGGGTGCGGGAAGAAAAAGCGACGGAAGCCAAGTTGCCGGAAGGCTTCATCTTTGAATTTGTCTACAAGGTCTCTGAGGATGATGAAGTCAAGCGCGGTGAAGGCGAAATTTATTTTTACCCGGACGGCTCGGCTGATGCGTCGTATGTGACGTTATTGCGCTTGGGCAATCATCGCGAAGATGAGCAACGGGTGTTTATTAAACTCGACCCTGTCACCGGAGCGATTAGAACGCATTCCGGTTATACAGAGCAAGACGGCTCGGCGTTTTATCAAGGCGAATATGACGGGCCGTATTTGTAAGCGTTAAGAAGGCATGATGAAAAGAAACGAACGCGCATACGTTTTGATTGAAGTCCTGGCGGCGATGACCATACTCGCCATTTCGGGGACGGTATTGATGCGTTCGTTGCAAAATGCCATGAGCGCCACGCGATCCGTACAGGACATCACAAAAGCCATTTATCTGACCGAAGCAAAATTAAATGAGTTTAAAGCAATATACAACAGCAAGTTTAATCCAGAACTTGGTGAGTTTCGCGGCAATTACAGCCAACCCGGCTCGGCGAAATTTACCTGGACGGCTTGGGTGGAACACGACCGGAAACTTGACGCCTATGTTATCACCGTTTCAACGACTTGGGGTGATGGCGCTACGCGGCGCCGCCGCCGTCGCTCACGCGATATCGAAGGCGGCTTTGTGTTGAAATCCATGGTGCCGCGCGCGCGGATCAATGACGAGTTGATTTTAGGCGGCGTTCCTAGCGTTGGCAGCCGACGGTCGAGCGATTCAGCAGGGCGGGGGTCGCAACGCGGCT encodes the following:
- a CDS encoding prepilin-type N-terminal cleavage/methylation domain-containing protein yields the protein MNMKTTNAGFTLIELVVAISLVLLITAVGAPSFRQLYERSELQRASGEFTNTLRYAQQRAVLERTPIRVVLDVDENKFWVPVEQQEERRHYRSKSRRNNSRRRSSTRSSRDRVREEKATEAKLPEGFIFEFVYKVSEDDEVKRGEGEIYFYPDGSADASYVTLLRLGNHREDEQRVFIKLDPVTGAIRTHSGYTEQDGSAFYQGEYDGPYL
- a CDS encoding type II secretion system protein, with translation MMKRNERAYVLIEVLAAMTILAISGTVLMRSLQNAMSATRSVQDITKAIYLTEAKLNEFKAIYNSKFNPELGEFRGNYSQPGSAKFTWTAWVEHDRKLDAYVITVSTTWGDGATRRRRRRSRDIEGGFVLKSMVPRARINDELILGGVPSVGSRRSSDSAGRGSQRGSRGGR